From Salinicoccus roseus, one genomic window encodes:
- the galU gene encoding UTP--glucose-1-phosphate uridylyltransferase GalU: MSKVKKAIIPAAGLGTRFLPATKAMPKEMLPILDKPTIQYIVEEAVAAGIEDIIIVTGRHKRAIEDHFDHQIELEMNLERKEKHDVLEKVNFSTNLANIFYIRQKEPKGLGHAIQTAKQFIGDEPFAVLLGDDIVESDTPGIKQLVDMYDQVEDPIIGVKTVPDNEVSRYGIIEYSDEEENLYNVSKMYEKPALSETESRLAIMGRYVLTADIFDELEKGKVGAGGEIQLTDALADLSQKRSVYAYDFQGTRYDVGDKTGFVTTTLEYALKSSMKDELLDYMEEALQKHRSKVFK; this comes from the coding sequence ATGTCAAAAGTAAAAAAAGCAATTATACCTGCAGCTGGTTTGGGGACGAGGTTCCTTCCGGCGACAAAAGCGATGCCTAAAGAAATGTTACCAATTCTGGATAAGCCGACTATTCAATACATCGTTGAAGAAGCGGTAGCAGCAGGGATTGAAGATATCATTATTGTAACAGGTCGGCATAAGAGAGCGATTGAAGATCATTTTGATCACCAGATTGAATTGGAAATGAATTTAGAAAGAAAAGAGAAACACGATGTTTTGGAAAAGGTTAATTTTTCAACTAACCTGGCCAATATATTTTACATAAGACAAAAAGAGCCTAAAGGTCTTGGTCATGCAATACAAACTGCGAAGCAATTTATAGGTGATGAACCGTTCGCAGTTTTACTTGGTGATGATATTGTAGAAAGTGATACTCCAGGCATAAAGCAGTTAGTTGATATGTATGATCAAGTTGAAGATCCTATTATTGGAGTTAAGACAGTGCCAGATAATGAAGTGTCACGTTATGGAATTATAGAGTACTCGGACGAAGAAGAAAATCTATACAATGTGTCTAAAATGTATGAGAAGCCTGCACTATCTGAGACAGAATCTAGACTAGCGATTATGGGGAGATATGTACTTACAGCAGATATTTTTGATGAACTTGAAAAAGGTAAGGTTGGTGCAGGTGGAGAAATACAATTAACTGATGCTTTGGCAGATTTAAGTCAAAAACGTTCCGTCTATGCCTATGATTTTCAGGGAACCCGTTATGATGTGGGAGATAAGACCGGTTTTGTCACTACAACGCTCGAGTATGCTCTTAAGTCTTCTATGAAAGATGAATTATTGGATTACATGGAAGAGGCATTGCAAAAACATAGAAGCAAAGTGTTTAAGTAA